tctatagaccaggttggccttgaactcagagatccattgaTTCTgcctgaagtgctgggattaagccaCCGCCACCTGGTCCGAAGAGTGCTCTGCCTCATACCTGAAGGCTTTATCCCACCTTGGCAAGCTGCATTGATGTGAGGAAATCTTAAGAGACTCCAAGAGGCtccagtgtgtgtctgtattatgAAGATGTATCTCTGAAAACtacagcctccccccccccccttctatcCTGTGGGCTGCACCCTCCTCTAGAGGGTTTCAGGCTTGCAAGGTCTTCCCTGTGACCCAGCATCCACATCCCCCAAAGGAGTCTTTTTCTTCCCAGGGTCCTTATCCATATGATCTACCCCAGACCCAGAGGGGGGGTCTTTCTCCCTcactccttctgtcttcttcctgtttctctcccttcttgGTCACAttatcttcctccctcttctgcttcttcttggaCAGAATTTTATGTATCagaggctggtttcaaactcaaaaAGTATTGGTAAAGGTGACCTTGACCTCCTGATGGTCCGTCCCCAagctcccaactgctgggataaTAGGTATGCAGTATCCTTCCTACTTTAAGTGGGACAGGGCAGTCAAACCCAAGGTCTGAAGGCAAGCacattaccaactgagctacattcccagttctctttattttttgaaataagaaCTTTATATATATAGCCTTGGAACAGAACTGAtggcaaccctcctgcctctgtctcctgagtgctgaggttatagaCACGTGCCACCACCTAgccctagccgggcggtggtggcgcacacctttaatcccagcacttgggaggcagaggcaggcggatttctgagtttaaggccagtctggtctacagagtgagttccaggacaaccagggctacacagagaaaccctgtctcgaaaaacaaacaaaaacaaaaacaaacatgccaCCATACCCGGCTATTGAAGCCTTGTCTTTTCTAACTCCATTAAGACCTTATTTCAGTTTTTCACTCCTTTTCCTGGCCCACCCCATACAGGCACAAGCTTCTTTGTGATGGCTTCCTGGTCCTAGGTGGGCCAGAAGCACTTATCCTTTAGCGTTTATCCTATTATTAGGAGCCCTCCCAACACGCTGCATTTTAGTGAATTCTTCCTTCAAAGGCTCCCTCGAGGGTTTCTTTATCTTTGGTCCAAATAACTACAGCAACACCCCAGCTAGCCCTTCCTGTCCGGTTCCATCTCCAGTCTCCACCTCGGGCCCAGCAATGCTTTCTTCACTATAAGCTTACCTGCTTTACCCAAATCTTCCTGGCCTCTGACTATCTGGGCAGTGATTCACAGACCTCTGCTCAACATGTCAAtctttttatttggttggttggtttttgagacagggtctctctacataaccctagatatcctggaactcactatgtagaccagactggccttgaactcccagagatccactagcttcaagttctgggattaaaggcatgtgccactaaaACTTGCCAACAtgccagtcttttaaaaaatatatttcttctcctttgagatagggtttctctatgtaatatccctgactgacctggaactcattttgtaaaccaggttggccttaaacttgcctgcctctacctccccagtgctgagattaaaggcatgtactaccacagtctgcttttccttttattctatctatctatctatctatctatctatctatctatctatctatctacctatttttgagtcagggtctcattgtgtagccatggctggccttgagcttgctatATAAAccaagctagtcttgaactcagagatttacctgcctcttcctcctaagtgctggcattaaataCATGTGCACCGTgcctttatttatgtgtgtgtgggaatgtctgcatgtatgtctgtgtatcatgagAATACAGTGCCAAGAAGGCctagagagggcatcagatcccctgggactagaactatattgtgagctgccatgtaagaGTTAACCATCAGGGCTGGGCGCTGgtgctcacgcctttaatcccagcacttgggaggcagaggcaggtggatttctgagttcgaggccagcctggtctacagagtgagttccaggatagccaggactacacagagaaaccctgtctcaaaaaaaaaaaaagagttaaccATCAGGGTCTTcaggccatctttccagtccctataTGCCAATCTTGAATATCAGAATTCTTCCTTGGATTCATTTTTTGGGGTTCAGAAGAGGGAGTCCAAGTTTTATTCAACCACTCAAACAAGCTGGCATAGTGATATATATCTGTAATTTCAGCCACTCAGTAGGCTAAGGGAGGGAGATCACGAATTTAAGGCCAGCTACAAGAGGGTCTCTCTCATTGCTCAGTcagcttctctccccctccccctctctgagacagggttactcaggtttctctatgtaaagcaagctgacctcaaactcagagattcacctgcctctgcctcccaaatgccagAATCAGAGGTGTGTGCCGCCAccgctaccaccaccaccaacttgGAGACTTTCTCAAAAGTCCAGTATTTGGGAATATAGTGTCACAAGACTCCTCAACTGTGAGCAACgactctgagtttgatccctagccctgcaaataaacaaatacataataaatgaacaataaaacaaagcagCAAACATCTAACAAGAAATCTCAAGCAAAACAACCTAGATCATATTCATTTTAGTTTATAGGCAAATAAACTGCATTAGCAGCTACAAGCAACCAGCCAGTCCCACATCTGAGTCTTTAATAAGAGGTGATTCTTCATCCAATGTTTTTGGCGAAGTATTCCAAATacgttttaaaatttatttatttaggctgGCACATTCGTTTAATCCCAGTAtccgggaggcagaggtaggtgagaTTCCTGCAAATccaagggtagcctggtctacagagtgagttccaggacagtcagagctgcacagtgacaccctgtctcaacaaacaaagacAATTATTTACTCGGGCCTGGAGAGACGacctgctcctccagaggactcagattcaaCCCCTAGCTCCCATAAAACAGCTCAGTCATCTCTAACTCTGGTCCCAGGGATCTGACgacctcttctgtcctccacggACACTGCATgacatacatccaggcaaaagACCCATTTGTGTACAGTTTGAAAGCCATTTATATTattgtctgcctgcctctctccctccacctttacATGACTTCTAGAGACTGAATTTAGGCTGACAGGTTTGCATGGCAAACCCTCTCCCCGCTGAGCCATCCGGCCAGGCCTCAAACACCTTGGCGAACAGCTTGCTCCTTCCTTTGGGTGCTTACAGCCCTTTCACTGTGACCTTCCCCCGCCCCCTACTAACTTTAGTTCTTTTGGGGAAATGCTTGACACTGACATTTCACGATGCCATCTTCTGCAGAGCCAAAGGTGGCTACAGAATCTGCTCCCCTCCCTAGTCCCTTCAAGtgcattatttttttcctgatgtCTAGTCAGGACACCAAGGACAGAACAATTCCACCCAACTCTatcttggtgaaccaatgagtttatttggcttacaggacATGGGTGACCATCAAACAGCTGTACCACTGAAAAGCCCCACCCGGCATGGTGGCAACCTCCCCCAAATAGCAGAGATGGAGTTCTCGCTTTGGCTGGCCTTCTAGCACGCCCCAGGACCGCATGTGGCTGGAGCAGAGTAGCAGGCAGCTTGTGAGGAGGCAGGTTAGAATCCTTGATGAGGGTCCAGTGACCCTTCTCACCCCCTTCCTTCTATAAGAGAACGCTGGCAGACCTGATCTTAGGGATGCCTGTGGGTAGTCACAGCTTGTCCGAGTGGGATGGTGACAGCCTGTAAGGTTGGTAGTACACtactgtcatcccagcacttgggcatgGTGGCAGCTAGATCTTAGCTAGACACATAACAAATTCAACATCAACCTAGGCTatagatcttgtctcaaaaaaaaaaaaaaaaaaaaaaaagaaaagaaaagaaacgaaaCAAGGCTGGTGGTATGCTAGTTAGTATTTAGCGTGCTTTTCCTTGCTGTGTATTCAATAAATCTGTTTTCTGCAAGACAACAACAACTAAACAATCAAGATGGTAAccagggctgggggtgtgggggggataGCTAGGTGCTTGTCctaaaagcatgaggacctgagtttggtgccCAAAACCTACATAGAGATGCTGGGCATGgaggtacacacttgtaatctcagtggtGTGGAGGTACAGACAGGAGAATCCTTGGGGCTCATTGGatagccagtctagcctaattggtAGGTTCGAATCCAAGGAAAGACCCAAAGTAGGGAGATGACATTCCTGAGGATGACACCTGAAGATTTtctttggcctccacatatacatgtgaacatgtatcTGTGAGTACacgtgtgcacgcacgcacgcacacacatacacacctgtgaGAACACACATCtgtgagaacacacacatgcacgcacatatatGTTCTGCAGAGAGGCAGAACTGGGCCATATCATTCTGTCTAATGCAATCGTTCCCACATCTCAACTGTTAAgacactgctgggcagtggtggcgcacacctttagttccagcacttgagaggcagagcaggcagatttctgagttctaggccaacctggtttacagaataagttctaggatagccagggctacacagagaaaccctgccttgaaaaaccaaagacacTGTTCAAGTGAATTGGGTGGGAAGCCGAAACCAGCCTAATGCCAACACAGGTCACTGAACCAAGGACTCCAATGCCTGAGATGCCAGAATGAAGCCACACACTGAATCTGAGGGCTGTccacccctttcttccttttattatgACTCCTGCCTACTGGAGGAATGGGCACAGCTTACAGAAACATGAACAGCCCTTCAGTGTGCTGACAAGACAGTAAGACTGAGACAGAGGAAGCCACCTACCTGTCACACAGCTGATGGAGAATGATAAACTGACGTCTTATGAGTCCCTCACTTCTGTCCATTGTACTTCCCCCAACCCCTtgtccctttctgtcctctgaagAGGGCTCAAGAGTCAGTCCAGATTCCTTCTTGTTTGCTGGCGTCAGTTACTTGTTCTTATCCAGACTCAGTGGGACCCTTCTGCTGTCTGATGTCATCAACAGAGCATCCTCTGAGAACATCTTCCAGTGGCTGTAGGTTCTGGAGAAAGTTAAGACCTTCTAACATCCTCATCCTGAAGCTAGGCCACAGATCCAGAAGCTCAGTGTCAGGTGTGACCAGTGAAGAAGCTGGCTGTCCCCTTGTACTCTCCAGGCTGAAACCTCAGCATGGCCTTTGAACTCCTCAGATCTATGAACTGTGTCCTATCTTGGACCAAGCCTCAGGAGGAAGATGACCAAAGCAGGGAACAAAGGTAGGTATGGCTATGCTGTGGCTCCTGGGTGGAATAGCCACCCTCCTCTAAGCCCACGGTCCCTCACAATCCACAAGGCTTGTGCTGGGCGTGGGTGGGTCAGAATGATgcctgggaaggacatcctgctGTTGAGACAGGGCTTGCTTTCCTCCGATGACAGAATCCCAGCAACAGGACTTTCCCCAAAGTGATTCACATCCTTCCTTGGGGACAAGGATGAATACAATCTTCTATGGAGATCCAGAGAGGTCCAAAGGGGCTCTAAGGAGCTAGATGTGATGACACACATCTGTGGTCTCAGCTcactgagaggtggaggcaggaaggtcagttCAAAGACAGCCTCAGCAATAGAtcgagtttgaagccagcctggcctacccAAGAAGTtgcctcaaaacacacacacatacacacatacatgcacacacgcacacaaaaagGTCCTAGGGACACTAACATTATCAAAACTAGAATGCTTGTTTATTTTGGGGCTTAGCAGAGTTCTCCATGTCTGGTGGCAGAGAAAGTGCTCCAACTCCTACTGCTGGCTTGTTCCTTTGGAGTAaagcagtgggaaggaaatccctgccGGTTTTTCTAACACAATCCctgcctgtgctgccacctgctgTCTGTAGCATGCCCAACCTTGCTGGGAAGGCTCTCAGCTATGCATCCTGTGTCTTCAATTAATAACTCCTTTATTCTGGAAAAGCAAATCAAGTTCATATTCATATAAACACTGACATTACAAAGTACAGggacagggaaaggaggagataAACCCTCTACAAACCTGCTAACACTGTCTCACCAACACAACCAAAACACTCTTCCTACAGCCAATCACTCATATCATAAACCACAGGCAGAATCTTCTCCGGTAGATACACTGCTTCTCTTTGAGACGGCAGGGAAAAGGGACCAGAAGGTGGGGTAGGAGGCTTTATTCTTTTGGCAGATCTTCTCAGTCATTATAGATATTGCTGCActgttaataaaaaatatatgcttctctgtaaagcatttaaaaaaaaatccaaggatgAGATGGCTGAGGTCTCAGCTCAAGTATTTCCAAATACATGTCGTCCATTCCCTGACTGCTCCCTGTGTTATTTCTTGGTTGTTTTCCGGATCAGTGCCATTCtctgaaagaagacagagatgagCAGTTAACAGGGTCAGAGTCAGGAGCTTTCTGGCACATCCAGATGCCACTAGCAAATAGCATGGTCTAGATTACAGGGAGCAGCACACAGGGCCGAGAGATGGTTGCAGAGGCCTGGGCCCGGTTCCCGACCAAGAGACCAGCCTGCTCAGCTATGCCTGCCACACTCACATGCAGCTCACTGCCCATCAGGGCAGCTGTTGAGATCACAACAGAAAGGATACCAGGCTTGTCACTGGAAGGCCAGTGCCCTTATTGGACTAAGGACAGGGACAACTGGCTCTTGATCAGAAATGATATCCTCACACTGTCAAGAAGTGCAGAGGACAGCAGCTAACATGGAACATAACCTAGGATGTCAGTCAGAAAAGCCCCGGTAGCTCTCAGCACAAGCCTGACATACTTCTTCCTCTGACCTGGGTGGTGTATGGTATTCAAGGCAGTTTCACTGTGAGCTGGTGGGCATGCTCACAGGAGATCTGGAATCCAGAGCTCTAAATGAAGACTGAAAGTGCACTTGCAGCAGCACAGCATCAAGGAAGCTTTGACGGagcttcctctgacctctgacctctgatgCAGTGAAGCTGGCTGCGCAGGGGACTGACACTCCAGGAGACAGCTGTTTGTACTCCCTCCGAGATGCAGTTCTAGGGACCAGTCCTGGCTGTTTCAGGCTCCTCACCTGTTTGTGAGCTTCTGTGGTACAAGCTTTTTTGTAGGGTCTGATTTCCTCAGAGCCAAATCCTGGGATCCACATGTTCCACTGGCGCTCTGCAAAGAAGACACCAGCACAGAGCTGAGGCTTCAGCCAGACGGGCAATGCAGCTGGGAGAAGCAGCAAAGACAGACCTGGACTCCGAATCTACACGCATGGCCTCGCCAGGTTTCTTCATTGTTTTAGCACTGGGTTCACTACACACTGGGCaaacactaccactgagctatatcccccaagttctttaacctttttaattttaattttttaaaatattacttagtaacattaattttatatgcatggagttatgtgttttacctgcatgtatgtatgtgtgcagtgtgcaaGTGTGtccccaaggaggccagaagagggtgctagattcCCAGGATCTGGAGTtaaagatagttgtgagccaccatgtgggtgctgggaatgaaacctaaGCCCtcaggaagagcatccagtgctcttaaccactgagccatctctctagcttgtGTTTTATGCAGTGTTTTACTTACGTGTATGTTTGGGTGAgtgtgtgcaggtacccacagaggccagacaagggcaCAGCAGTCCCTGGAGCTTGAGTTCCAGGAAGCCTCCGATGTGGATCAGGAAGCTGACCCTGGGACTTAGGACAGAACAAcaaggctcttaaccactgagggcTCTTGCTCGTCCCCATTTTTGTATTTCTGAGGCAAAGACTGATCTGCCTCCTGGACTAGAACTGAACTCCCAGTGATCTAACTGCCTGTGCTGGCCTCTGAGGTGTTGGAATGATGACACTCTGCTGGCTACTGCCTAGCTTActtcttatgtttttaaaatctatattatgttttcatgcattttatttttggccagacatggtgacacaAGATTTTAGTCCCTGCTGtagggatgcagaggcaggtgagtctctgtgagttccaggcctaggtgacctttctttcttttttggtttttaagacaaggtttctctttgtaacaagccctagctgtcctgggagaagaccctttctttttttttttaaatgtgtacctATACACTTAGAGAATAAGTTACATTCAGAAGGGTTTACCCAGACGCTGTTATTCCTTTCCATTTTGTACTCTATCTTCATATTTAAGTACATCATGAGATTCCTTTAAAGACACTGAGTACAGTATTACAGGCCTAAACTCCGGCTCCTAACTTGTCCCTAGTTGTATACAAGTGGGTCCCTTTATTACTCCATCAGTGGTCCCAGAGCACAAAAGCAGGgcttgtcttttaaaatttattttactctaGACAGACCAACTACTTAAATCAAACTGAAGTGATGTGTATATactatacatgcatgtatgtatatatgtgtggtgtgtatgtatgtatgtgtgtgcacacgtgcacatgcttctgtgtgccttatatatatgcatgtatgtatatatgtgtggtgtgtatgtatgtatgtgtgtgcacacgtgcacatgcttctgtgggtcagaggacatctggtgtcttcctctctgactctgcaccttcttctgagacaggatctacCACTGAACCTGCAACACACTGTTTTCCAGCCAAGCTGGttgccagcaagccccagcagCCTTCCTGCACATCCCGACTCCTTAGGGCTTTGGTTACAGGAGCACAGCCCTGacattttatgtgggtgctggggactgcaTGGAGGCCATCACACATTCACGATAagagctcttacccactgagccatctccttggccctCAAACAGAGATTTAGTGATTTTATCATTATATGTCACATCTTATGCACATAAATACTGAGAGTGACTTGTGTTCAGCTGTAGAAcatgtcctttctttttccaGTTCATAAATATAATCTTCAAGGAAGACATTTTATGATCCTCATTTTATGAACAGGGAGGCAGACTCTCAGAAGTCAAGTATAAGGCTGTTGTGcagatgtaaagtgaaataatgttttaaatctGATGTCCTGGGGCATACCCCTTCCATAAAGACCTTTCTCTCTTCTATTAGGTACTGCTTCTGAATGGTTCATTCCAGATCTAAAGGTCTGATCCTGGCATGAAGGTTTCTCTGACATTTGTCAGAGGTGCTATGGACTAGTCATGGAGCTATTTCAGGGAGAAATGAAACCACATACCTAGATGCAGCTGGACATCTTTCACCTCGAGGGTGCTGGACTTGCGGTGCCGAGCAAGCTGGCAGGCAGCTGTCACCACACTCTCAATAAAATCATCAGCGATCTGTAGCAGCATCTGGAGAGGGCAAATGGGAGAGTAAGCATGGCACCGGCCAGGTCAGGTTCCTGCTGCTGGGACAATTGTGTGCTTCCTGAGTCCCATATTTGGCTAGGCTTTCTATTAGCAGGCTGGAATCAGCATCTGGACCAGTGTGGATGAGGAGTGAGGCTGACAAACATGTCACTCAGAACAAGAGCAGCTCCTGCCTTACTGAGGTCTGTGCGTTACTGAGGATGCCTTCTGATCTTTCTGCACTCCCCGACCCGCTGCCTTCTCCTGATTTAATCATGAAACAAAGGTGATCCCTGATTACTCACTGCTGACACACGACAGATCTGCTATTTCTGTTcttttacatacttttttttttttttttttttttttttttttttttttttgagacagggtttcctctatctagctctggctgtcctggaactcactctgtagaacaggctggcatTGAAATTACAGAgattccccttgcctctgcctcctagtgctgggattaaggcatgcatcaccatataCAGCCCACCAGACaggatcttttttattttatggtttatttggtttttttttttaatttttatttatgtatgtatgagtattctctgtgtatatatagtacatgccagaagagggcatcagatcccattatagatgcttgtgagccatcatgtagttgctgggagttgaactcaggacctctagaagaacacagtgctcttaaccactgagccatctctccagccctcagacaAGGTCTTCTGTAGTCTAGGATGGCTTTTAActcctaattctcctgcctctacctcctagggattacaggtgtgtgacttCACACCCAGTGTATccttaatcattttaaaattttggttttaaggtttgtttgtttaatatgtttttgagacaaagtctcactgtatGGCCctgattggccttgaactcacagagatctgcttgcttctatTTTCCAAGGgttaggactaaaggcatgaaccaccatgcctggctatttgCATTTTTGAGTCAGTGTCTCACTATACAATCacagctggcctggagcttgctatacagaccaggctggttttgaactcactccAGGACTGCCTGTCTCCCAGTTGCTGGtataaagacgtgtgccaccatacATTTATCTATGTGCAGGTGCTCTAGGAGATCAGAAGACctaagagggtgtcagatcctctggagttgggagttacaggtgcttgtgagctgcctgacatgggtgctgggaatcaaacttggatcctgtgtaagagcagcaagtgctctcagcgACTAACCCATTTCTCTAGGGCCTTTGGAGGGCTTAATAAGCACACTAAGTATCCTCCATCAACCTCAGTCTATTTCTATGAGGCAATGTCTCTTTCTGCTCTTGGCCCAGCCACCATCCCCCTTGACTTTTATATCCCTAGTCGTTAAAGAAAGATGGCGAGACTAAGACCAACTTGCTCAGGACAGTGTAACCAGTGAGCAGTGGAGATGGAACTCAGCCTTAAGGGTTAAGTTCAAACCCCGAggtctctttttaatttttgtttactttcaAAACTGCTCCCCCCTCCGTCTCCCTCTCATATGTACGTATATATTGCCTACATGTACTtctgtgcctggtgcctatggaggctaGGTGTCAGATTTCCTCAATctagagtttcagacagttgtaagctgccgtgtgagtgctgggaactgaaccacagtcctatggaagagcagcactgcataaaatttatttctatttaaaaatcttttttttagatttttaaattttattttatgtttacaaatactttgcctgcatgtttatatataaagCATGTGTATACCTGTACCTGCATAAGTCAAAAGTGggcatcccctggaactggaatcatgaatagttgtaagctaccatgtgggtgctgggaactaagtgtcctctgcaggagcaagaGCTCTTAAACGCCAAGCCACCTCCAGCCCtgccaaatatttttattttctctgtatcCATGCAGGTATACACATATGCTCATGTGTGAGGATGCCccaagaaggcagaagagggcaccagattatTTGCAGCAGGAGTTAAGGCAGTAGTAAGCTGCCTGATTCAAGTGTTGGAAGCCAAACTGGAATCCTCTTAAAGATCaggaaatgctcttaactgctgaggtatTTCCTCAGCCCACCGTCTTTGCTCCTACTCACCATGCTGCCTCAACTGCAGGCCCACACTGTCTTTGATCCCCAAGTCCACCTTACCTCTTCCACATCTTCATCTAGCTGCTCATTAGGGTCCACTTCTCTTACTAGGTCTTGTAATTTCTTCTTGGTCAATACCTAAAGTGAATTGGGGAGGAGTTTTCATAAGTACTAAGGAAGCAAGTCTCATTGTGGCTACAGAAGACAGGCTGTCAAATGGCTGGGTTTAGTCTCATTCAGTTAGCCCTACCTTGTGGTACAAATGTACAATCCAGACAGAAGCTGTCATGGGAAAGAGAGCAAGAACAGTTTGGGGGAGAGGCGGGGAGAGTGGTTTAAAGCAGAGGCCAGCATCTAACTGCCAGGCAGCTTACACAGTTTCACACTCTTTTCTGCATCTGGCTGACAgttcaagctgggtgtggtagcacacacctagtGGCACCAGCCAGGTGGAGGCTGGCAGCCcactaagttcaaggccatcctggcctacaaagtgagttccaggacagctagggctacacagagaaactctgtctcaaaacaattctctccccaaaaaaagaagaagaaggaggtagaggaggaagaggaagaagaggagaaggagaagaaaagagaaaaaaaagaaaaaagaaaaccctaacAGTTCTATGGGGGCAACCAGCATGTGGTCATCCCTGTATACCTAAGTAGTGTGTAAGCAGCTAGAGTTATCACCCCTCTTTTCTAAGGAAAGTCAATGCCACATCTAGAGCATATTAAAATATGGTGAGGGAGCTGAAGATTCAGCTTTGTTGTAGACTGCTTGCCTGGCTTGATCCTACAGGAGATCCCCAGCATCACAAATAGAAACcaacaataaaatacaacaaatagTTTCCCCCTGCCCCGACTCTGGTTGTCCTGGggctcactctatagaccaggctggcctcaaactcagaaatctgcctgcctctgcctcccaagtgctgggattaaa
Above is a window of Arvicanthis niloticus isolate mArvNil1 chromosome 5, mArvNil1.pat.X, whole genome shotgun sequence DNA encoding:
- the Taf12 gene encoding transcription initiation factor TFIID subunit 12 isoform X2 translates to MNQFGPSALINLSSFSSIKPEPASTPPQGSMANSTTVGKIPGTPGTGGRLSPENNQVLTKKKLQDLVREVDPNEQLDEDVEEMLLQIADDFIESVVTAACQLARHRKSSTLEVKDVQLHLERQWNMWIPGFGSEEIRPYKKACTTEAHKQRMALIRKTTKK